From one Shewanella sp. GD04112 genomic stretch:
- a CDS encoding DUF4144 domain-containing protein: MTQVKMADIEWPAVVKLTQNDELLYLAHQRDWLELACLYQHQFVDTDLLLDSLGNQYLIRATPSTIHEDPIGELPKLLKQEQKLPLTDFIKWVQKHANAIGQCCVAKLAFTTLAQGMEIVRSLDD, from the coding sequence ATGACTCAAGTGAAAATGGCAGACATTGAATGGCCTGCGGTAGTCAAACTCACTCAAAATGACGAACTACTCTACCTCGCCCATCAACGGGATTGGTTAGAACTTGCCTGCCTGTATCAGCATCAATTTGTCGACACGGATCTGTTACTCGACAGTCTCGGTAATCAATATCTGATCCGCGCCACTCCAAGCACCATTCATGAAGATCCCATAGGCGAGCTACCTAAGCTCCTCAAACAAGAGCAAAAATTGCCGCTTACCGACTTTATCAAATGGGTACAAAAGCACGCCAATGCCATAGGCCAGTGCTGCGTTGCTAAGTTAGCCTTCACCACCTTGGCCCAAGGGATGGAAATCGTTCGCAGCTTAGATGACTAA
- a CDS encoding site-2 protease family protein — translation MELLKIDCLGKLLRLEGSLAGWQQLFWDNTLVSQKAASVENGGLKVHEFELTQHQSQLASDTGETQVLEHKILVRLETDVVWQPFRFDYRLLVDEEVIAQGTRTEKDIERQTPEIPVTNPQKISFVGLASLGFKLLKSAKVIKVVLAGASVAAYSWLFSFQFALALIACLVFHEYGHIRAMKYFGMKTKGIYLIPFMGGLALSDEKINTRWQDVVISIMGPTFGLLMSIGSLIAYHMTDNVFFAGLAAFNALLNLFNLLPILPLDGGHILKSISFSMNSIMGLIACVIGAAFGVYISYTLGLALLGFLLLIGSLEIVFEWRTRHQSHLLPLDRYGQIFSTIWYLVTVAALVGIIWHLAGTGDDMLSLPLHILRS, via the coding sequence TTGGAACTACTTAAGATTGACTGCTTAGGCAAATTGCTGCGTTTGGAAGGCTCACTCGCAGGTTGGCAACAACTCTTTTGGGACAATACCTTAGTCTCACAAAAAGCCGCATCGGTCGAAAATGGCGGCCTCAAAGTCCATGAATTTGAACTCACCCAGCACCAGAGCCAATTGGCCAGCGATACCGGCGAAACACAGGTTTTAGAACACAAAATCTTGGTACGTCTCGAGACCGACGTGGTTTGGCAGCCGTTTCGATTCGATTACCGCCTGTTGGTCGATGAGGAAGTGATAGCCCAAGGCACTCGCACCGAGAAAGATATCGAGCGTCAAACCCCTGAAATCCCCGTGACTAATCCACAAAAAATCAGTTTTGTCGGCTTAGCCTCCCTCGGCTTTAAGCTGCTCAAGAGTGCCAAAGTAATTAAAGTGGTGCTCGCAGGCGCGAGTGTGGCGGCCTATTCTTGGCTGTTTTCCTTCCAATTTGCCTTGGCGCTTATCGCCTGTTTGGTCTTCCACGAATACGGCCATATCCGCGCGATGAAGTATTTTGGGATGAAAACCAAAGGGATTTATCTCATCCCCTTTATGGGCGGACTCGCGCTGAGCGATGAAAAGATTAACACCCGCTGGCAGGATGTGGTCATCTCGATTATGGGGCCAACCTTCGGCCTGTTGATGTCGATAGGCTCGCTTATCGCTTACCACATGACGGACAATGTCTTCTTTGCGGGGCTTGCGGCCTTTAACGCGCTACTTAACCTGTTTAATTTATTGCCGATTTTACCCCTCGATGGCGGCCATATTTTAAAGAGCATTAGCTTCTCGATGAACAGCATCATGGGCTTAATCGCCTGTGTGATTGGCGCCGCCTTTGGGGTGTATATCAGCTATACCTTGGGCCTTGCCCTGCTCGGTTTCCTATTGCTTATCGGTAGCTTAGAGATAGTGTTCGAGTGGCGTACCCGCCATCAAAGCCACCTATTGCCGCTAGATAGATATGGGCAGATTTTCTCGACCATTTGGTATCTGGTCACCGTTGCCGCCCTCGTCGGCATTATCTGGCACTTAGCGGGCACGGGCGATGATATGTTAAGCCTGCCACTGCATATTCTGCGCAGCTAA
- a CDS encoding efflux transporter outer membrane subunit, whose protein sequence is MNNRVLTHQNEVSRRVGSTLKLSVIAISIALLSGCGALMRSDFEPPALQVPEQWQHTQVNGQVSLDPWWQKFNQPELDQLISQVLSSNNDLTLATLTLQKARLQAGLARDDLYPQLSSNNTASVNKPLEGGSSSKAFQANLSVSYEVDLWGKVSANIDQAQWTALASLEDRESTAQSLVATTASLYWQIGYLHQRIELSNKSIEHSRQTLALTQRQYASGAVTELNVLESQRSLAGQEASHSQLLQQLVEAENALAILLNRAPGQVAVEIKQLPDSAVPEVGVGIPADLVGRRPDVKAALYQLRSALASKDATYASYFPSLSLTGSVGESTSELKELLRNPVGSLGAGLVLPFLQWNQMQINNDIADIDYQSAIVSYRKTLYSAFEDVDNAISAKQQYAYQGEKLELQFSAAAQAEAIYESQYRHGAIGIQNWIDAQENRRSAEAALLENRYNQLTAQATLYQALGGGDIAPPLADN, encoded by the coding sequence ATGAATAATCGAGTTTTAACGCATCAAAACGAAGTAAGCCGCCGTGTCGGTTCAACGCTCAAGCTCAGCGTGATTGCCATCAGCATTGCGCTGCTGTCAGGTTGTGGCGCGCTGATGCGCTCCGACTTTGAACCGCCTGCTTTACAGGTGCCTGAGCAGTGGCAGCACACCCAAGTGAATGGTCAAGTGAGCCTAGACCCTTGGTGGCAGAAGTTTAATCAACCCGAATTGGATCAGCTGATTAGCCAAGTGCTCAGCAGTAATAATGACCTGACGCTCGCCACCTTAACCTTGCAAAAGGCGCGTTTACAGGCGGGGTTAGCGCGGGATGATCTGTATCCACAGCTCAGCTCCAATAATACGGCCTCGGTGAATAAACCACTGGAGGGCGGCAGTTCGAGCAAGGCATTTCAGGCGAACCTGTCGGTAAGCTATGAGGTGGATCTCTGGGGCAAAGTGTCGGCCAATATCGACCAAGCTCAATGGACTGCGCTGGCAAGTCTCGAAGATAGGGAGAGCACGGCGCAGAGTCTCGTCGCGACGACGGCGTCACTCTATTGGCAGATTGGCTATTTGCATCAGCGGATTGAACTGAGCAATAAGAGTATTGAACACAGTCGGCAAACGCTGGCGTTAACCCAGCGCCAATATGCCTCGGGCGCTGTGACAGAGCTGAATGTGCTCGAATCCCAACGCAGTTTAGCGGGGCAAGAGGCCTCCCACAGCCAACTGCTGCAACAGTTGGTTGAAGCCGAGAATGCTCTGGCGATCTTACTCAATCGTGCCCCGGGGCAAGTGGCGGTTGAGATCAAGCAATTGCCGGACAGTGCGGTGCCTGAGGTTGGCGTCGGCATTCCCGCCGACTTGGTCGGCCGTCGTCCCGATGTGAAGGCGGCCCTGTATCAATTGCGCTCGGCGCTCGCCAGTAAGGATGCGACCTATGCCAGTTACTTCCCAAGCTTGAGTTTGACTGGCAGCGTAGGGGAGTCGACCTCAGAGCTAAAAGAGCTATTGCGTAATCCCGTGGGGAGTTTAGGTGCGGGCTTAGTGCTGCCTTTTTTGCAATGGAATCAAATGCAAATCAACAATGATATTGCCGATATCGACTATCAATCGGCCATCGTCAGCTATCGTAAAACCCTCTACAGCGCCTTCGAGGATGTGGATAACGCCATCTCGGCCAAGCAGCAATACGCTTACCAAGGTGAGAAGCTTGAGCTGCAATTTAGCGCCGCCGCCCAGGCCGAAGCCATTTATGAGAGCCAATATCGCCATGGTGCTATCGGCATTCAAAATTGGATCGATGCGCAGGAGAATCGCCGCAGCGCCGAGGCCGCATTGCTGGAGAATCGCTATAACCAATTAACGGCCCAAGCGACACTCTACCAAGCCTTAGGTGGGGGCGATATAGCGCCGCCATTAGCGGATAACTAA